In one Oreochromis aureus strain Israel breed Guangdong linkage group 2, ZZ_aureus, whole genome shotgun sequence genomic region, the following are encoded:
- the cyfip2 gene encoding cytoplasmic FMR1-interacting protein 2 isoform X1, whose translation MTTHVTLEDALSNVDLLEELPLPDQQPCIEPPPSSIMYQANFDTNFEDRNAFVTGIARYIEQATVHSSMNEMLEEGHEYAVMLYTWRSCSRAIPQVKCNEQPNRVEIYEKTVEVLEPEVTKLMKFMYFQRKAIERFCSEVKRLCHAERRKDFVSEAYLLTLGKFINMFAVLDELKNMKCSVKNDHSAYKRAAQFLRKMADPQSIQESQNLSMFLANHNRITQCLHQQLEVIPGYEELLADIVNICVDYYENKMYLTPSEKHMLLKVMGFGLYLMDGNVSNIYKLDAKKRINLSKIDKFFKLQVVPLFGDMQIELSRYIETSAHYEENKSKWTCTQSSISPQYNLCEQMVQIRDDHIRFISELARYSNSEVVTGSGLDSQKSDEEYRELFDLALRGLQLLSKWSTHVMEVYSWKLVHPTDKFCNKDCPGTAEEYERATRYNYTSEEKFALVEVIAMIKGLQVLMGRMESVFNQAIRNTIYAALQDFAQMTLREPLRQAVRKKKNVLISVLQAIRKTVCDWEGAREPPNDPCLRGEKDPKGGFDIKVPRRAVGPSSTQLYMVRTMLESLIADKSGSKKTLRSSLDGPIVTAIEDFHKQSFFFTHLLNFSEALQQCCDLSQLWFREFFLELTMGRRIQFPIEMSMPWILTDHILETKEPSMMEYVLYPLDLYNDSGYYALTKFKKQFLYDEIEAEVNLCFDQFVYKLADQIFAYYKAMAGSVLLDKRFRAECKNYGVIIPYPPSNRYETLLKQRHVQLLGRSIDLNRLITQRISAAMYKSLDHAISRFESEDLTSIVELEWLLEVNRLTHRLLSKHMTLDSFDAMFREANHNVSAPYGRITLHVFWELNFDFLPNYCYNGSTNRFVRTAIPFTQEPQRDKPANVQPYYLYGSKPLNIAYSHIYSSYRNFVGPPHFKTICHLLGYQGIAVVMEELLKIVKSLLQGTILQYVKTLIEVMPKICRLPRHEYGSPGILEFFHHQLKDIIEYAELKTDVFQSLREVGNAILFCLLIEQALSQEEVCDLLHAAPFQNILPRVYIKEGERLEVRMKRLEAKYAPLHLVPLIERLGTPQQIAIAREGDLLTKERLCCGLSMFEVILTRIRSFLQDPVWRGPPPTNGVMHVDECMEFHRLWSAMQFVYCIPVGTHEFTAEQCFGDGLNWAGCAIIVLLGQQRRFDLFDFCYHLLKVQRQDGKDEIIKNVPLKKMADRIRKYQILNNEIFAILNKYMKAVETDSSTVEHVRCFQPPIHQSLATTC comes from the exons ATGACGACCCACGTGACCCTGGAGGATGCTCTGTCCAACGTGGACCTGCTGGAGGAGCTGCCGCTCCCGGACCAGCAGCCGTGCATtgaaccccctccctcctctatTATGTACCAG GCGAATTTTGACACCAACTTTGAAGACAGGAATGCTTTTGTGACTGGCATCGCCCGTTACATCGAGCAAGCCACAGTCCACTCCAGCATG AATGAGATGCTGGAGGAAGGACATGAATATGCTGTGATGCTTTACACATGGAGAAGCTGTTCCAGAGCCATTCCCCAG GTGAAATGCAACGAGCAGCCCAACAGAGTGGAGATCTACGAGAAAACGGTGGAAGTGCTAGAGCCCGAAGTGACCAAGCTCATGAAGTTCATGTACTTCCAG aGGAAAGCCATAGAACGCTTCTGTAGCGAAGTGAAGCGTCTGTGCCACGCCGAGAGGAGGAAAGACTTTGTGTCTGAGGCCTATCTGCTCACTCTGGGCAAATTCATCAACATGTTCGCAGTGCTGGACGAACTGAAGAATATGAAGTGTAGCGTCAAGAACGATCACTCTGCCTACAAACG GGCAGCTCAGTTCTTGAGGAAGATGGCTGATCCCCAGTCCATCCAGGAGTCTCAGAATCTCTCCATGTTTTTAGCGAACCACAACAGGATCACTCAG TGCCTGCATCAACAGTTGGAGGTGATTCCCGGCTACGAGGAGCTTTTGGCAGACATTGTCAACATCTGTGTAGACTATTACGAGAACAAAATGTATTTGACGCCTAGCGAGAAACACATGCTGCTTAAG GTTATGGGCTTTGGTCTGTACCTGATGGATGGGAATGTGAGTAATATCTATAAACTAGATGCCAAAAAGAGGATCAACCTGAGCAAGATCGACAAGTTCTTCAAA CTGCAAGTGGTGCCGCTGTTTGGAGACATGCAGATCGAGTTGTCACGCTACATCGAGACGAGCGCACACTATGAAGAAAACAAGTCCAA GTGGACGTGCACTCAGAGCAGCATCTCTCCGCAGTACAACCTGTGCGAGCAGATGGTGCAGATCAGGGATGACCACATCCGTTTCATCTCCGAGCTGGCGCGCTACAGCAACAGTGAAGTGGTGACCGGCTCGGGCCTGGACAGCCAGAAGTCAGACGAGGAGTACAGGGAGCTGTTCGACCTGGCTCTGAGGGGTCTGCAGCTGCTGTCTAAGTGGAGCACGCACGTCATGGAAGTT TACTCATGGAAACTGGTACATCCCACGGATAAATTCTGTAATAAGGACTGTCCAGGCACGGCGGAGGAGTATGAGCGAGCCACACGTTACAACTACACCAGTGAAGAGAAGTTTGCCCTGGTGGAGGTCATTGCCATGATCAAAGGGCTGCAG GTTCTGATGGGCCGAATGGAGTCGGTGTTTAACCAGGCCATTAGGAATACCATCTACGCAGCTCTGCAGGACTTTGCCCAAATGACCCTTAGAGAACCTCTGCGTCAGGCTGTACGCAAGAAGAAGAACGTTCTCATCAG TGTTCTCCAGGCCATTCGAAAAACTGTCTGTGACTGGGAAGGAGCCAGGGAACCTCCAAATGACCCCTGTCTGAGGGGTGAGAAGGACCCGAAAGGCGGTTTTGATATCAAGGTGCCTCGTAGAGCCGTCGGACCCTCCAGCACACAG CTGTACATGGTACGCACCATGCTGGAATCCCTAATAGCAGACAAGAGTGGATCCAAGAAGACTCTTCGGAGCAGCCTTGATGGACCCATAGTCACAGCCATAGAAGACTTCCACAAGCAGTCCTTCTTCTTCACACATTTGCTCAACTTTAGTG AGGCCCTGCAGCAGTGCTGTGACCTGTCCCAGCTCTGGTTCAGAGAATTCTTCCTGGAGCTCACCATGGGCCGCAGAATCCAGTTCCCCATTGAGATGTCCATGCCGTGGATCCTCACTGACCACATCCTGGAGACCAAGGAGCCTTCCATGATGGA GTATGTGCTGTACCCTCTAGACTTGTATAATGACAGTGGCTACTACGCTCTCACCAAGTTCAAGAAACAGTTCCTTTATGATGAAATCGAGGCTGAG GTAAACCTCTGCTTTGATCAGTTTGTCTACAAGCTAGCAGATCAGATATTTGCCTACTACAAAGCAATGGCTGgaag TGTCCTCCTAGACAAGCGCTtcagagctgagtgtaaaaatTACGGCGTAATCATCCCATACCCTCCATCAAACCGCTACGAGACGCTGCTCAAACAGAGACACGTGCAG CTGTTGGGTCGCTCGATTGACCTGAACCGTCTGATTACCCAGAGGATCTCTGCAGCAATGTACAAGTCCCTGGACCACGCCATCAGCCGTTTTGAGAGCGAGGATCTTACCTCTATAGTG GAGTTGGAATGGCTGCTGGAGGTTAACAGGCTAACCCACCGCCTCCTGTCCAAGCACATGACGCTGGACAGCTTTGACGCCATGTTCCGCGAGGCTAACCACAATGTCTCCGCCCCCTACGGACGAATCACTCTCCATGTCTTCTGGGAACTCAACTTTGATTTCCTCCCCAACTACTGCTACAACGGGTCCACGAACCG CTTTGTACGGACGGCTATTCCCTTCACCCAGGAGCCTCAAAGAGACAAGCCAGCCAACGTACAGCCTTACTACCTGTATGGGTCTAAG CCTCTCAACATCGCATACTCCCACATATACAGCTCCTACAGAAACTTTGTTGGCCCGCCTCACTTCAAGACCATCTGCCACCTCCTTGGTTACCAAGGCATCGCTGTggtgatggaggagctgcttaAGATTGTCAAGAGCCTG TTACAGGGCACCATACTGCAGTATGTAAAAACCCTGATAGAAGTCATGCCCAAGATCTGCCGCCTACCGCGCCACGAGTACGGCTCCCCAG GCATCCTGGAGTTCTTCCACCACCAGCTTAAGGATATCATTGAGTATGCTGAGCTAAAGACGGATGTCTTCCAGAGCTTAAGGGAGGTGGGAAACGCCATCCTCTTCTGCCTGCTCATCGAGCAAGCTCTG TCCCAGGAGGAAGTGTGTGACCTCCTTCACGCCGCTCCCTTCCAGAACATTCTTCCCAGAGTCTACATCAAAG AGGGAGAGCGTCTGGAGGTGAGGATGAAGCGGCTGGAGGCGAAGTACGCCCCTCTCCACCTCGTGCCTCTAATTGAGAGGCTGGGAACCCCGCAA CAAATTGCCATTGCgcgggagggagacctgctgacCAAAGAGCGCCTGTGCTGTGGCCTTTCCATGTTCGAGGTCATCCTAACGCGAATCCGCAGCTTCCTGCAGGATCCGGTGTGGCGCGGTCCTCCACCCACCAACGGTGTGATGCATGTCGACGAGTGTATGGAGTTCCACCGCCTGTGGAGCGCCATGCAGTTCGTCTACTGCATCCCTGTGGGCACGCACGAGTTCACGGCAGA GCAGTGCTTTGGGGATGGGCTGAACTGGGCCGGCTGTGCCATCATCGTGCTGCTGGGACAGCAGCGTCGCTTTGACCTCTTCGACTTCTGCTACCACCTGCTCAAAGTCCAAAGGCAGGATGGCAAGGACGAGATCATCAAAAATGTG CCGCTGAAGAAGATGGCGGATCGCATCAGGAAGTACCAGATCCTCAACAATGAGATATTTGCCATCCTGAACAAGTACATGAAGGCAGTGGAGACGGACAGTTCCACTGTGGAGCATGTTCGCTGTTTCCAGCCTCCTATACACCAATCCCTGGCTACCACTTGCTGA
- the cyfip2 gene encoding cytoplasmic FMR1-interacting protein 2 isoform X2: MYLTPSEKHMLLKVMGFGLYLMDGNVSNIYKLDAKKRINLSKIDKFFKLQVVPLFGDMQIELSRYIETSAHYEENKSKWTCTQSSISPQYNLCEQMVQIRDDHIRFISELARYSNSEVVTGSGLDSQKSDEEYRELFDLALRGLQLLSKWSTHVMEVYSWKLVHPTDKFCNKDCPGTAEEYERATRYNYTSEEKFALVEVIAMIKGLQVLMGRMESVFNQAIRNTIYAALQDFAQMTLREPLRQAVRKKKNVLISVLQAIRKTVCDWEGAREPPNDPCLRGEKDPKGGFDIKVPRRAVGPSSTQLYMVRTMLESLIADKSGSKKTLRSSLDGPIVTAIEDFHKQSFFFTHLLNFSEALQQCCDLSQLWFREFFLELTMGRRIQFPIEMSMPWILTDHILETKEPSMMEYVLYPLDLYNDSGYYALTKFKKQFLYDEIEAEVNLCFDQFVYKLADQIFAYYKAMAGSVLLDKRFRAECKNYGVIIPYPPSNRYETLLKQRHVQLLGRSIDLNRLITQRISAAMYKSLDHAISRFESEDLTSIVELEWLLEVNRLTHRLLSKHMTLDSFDAMFREANHNVSAPYGRITLHVFWELNFDFLPNYCYNGSTNRFVRTAIPFTQEPQRDKPANVQPYYLYGSKPLNIAYSHIYSSYRNFVGPPHFKTICHLLGYQGIAVVMEELLKIVKSLLQGTILQYVKTLIEVMPKICRLPRHEYGSPGILEFFHHQLKDIIEYAELKTDVFQSLREVGNAILFCLLIEQALSQEEVCDLLHAAPFQNILPRVYIKEGERLEVRMKRLEAKYAPLHLVPLIERLGTPQQIAIAREGDLLTKERLCCGLSMFEVILTRIRSFLQDPVWRGPPPTNGVMHVDECMEFHRLWSAMQFVYCIPVGTHEFTAEQCFGDGLNWAGCAIIVLLGQQRRFDLFDFCYHLLKVQRQDGKDEIIKNVPLKKMADRIRKYQILNNEIFAILNKYMKAVETDSSTVEHVRCFQPPIHQSLATTC, translated from the exons ATGTATTTGACGCCTAGCGAGAAACACATGCTGCTTAAG GTTATGGGCTTTGGTCTGTACCTGATGGATGGGAATGTGAGTAATATCTATAAACTAGATGCCAAAAAGAGGATCAACCTGAGCAAGATCGACAAGTTCTTCAAA CTGCAAGTGGTGCCGCTGTTTGGAGACATGCAGATCGAGTTGTCACGCTACATCGAGACGAGCGCACACTATGAAGAAAACAAGTCCAA GTGGACGTGCACTCAGAGCAGCATCTCTCCGCAGTACAACCTGTGCGAGCAGATGGTGCAGATCAGGGATGACCACATCCGTTTCATCTCCGAGCTGGCGCGCTACAGCAACAGTGAAGTGGTGACCGGCTCGGGCCTGGACAGCCAGAAGTCAGACGAGGAGTACAGGGAGCTGTTCGACCTGGCTCTGAGGGGTCTGCAGCTGCTGTCTAAGTGGAGCACGCACGTCATGGAAGTT TACTCATGGAAACTGGTACATCCCACGGATAAATTCTGTAATAAGGACTGTCCAGGCACGGCGGAGGAGTATGAGCGAGCCACACGTTACAACTACACCAGTGAAGAGAAGTTTGCCCTGGTGGAGGTCATTGCCATGATCAAAGGGCTGCAG GTTCTGATGGGCCGAATGGAGTCGGTGTTTAACCAGGCCATTAGGAATACCATCTACGCAGCTCTGCAGGACTTTGCCCAAATGACCCTTAGAGAACCTCTGCGTCAGGCTGTACGCAAGAAGAAGAACGTTCTCATCAG TGTTCTCCAGGCCATTCGAAAAACTGTCTGTGACTGGGAAGGAGCCAGGGAACCTCCAAATGACCCCTGTCTGAGGGGTGAGAAGGACCCGAAAGGCGGTTTTGATATCAAGGTGCCTCGTAGAGCCGTCGGACCCTCCAGCACACAG CTGTACATGGTACGCACCATGCTGGAATCCCTAATAGCAGACAAGAGTGGATCCAAGAAGACTCTTCGGAGCAGCCTTGATGGACCCATAGTCACAGCCATAGAAGACTTCCACAAGCAGTCCTTCTTCTTCACACATTTGCTCAACTTTAGTG AGGCCCTGCAGCAGTGCTGTGACCTGTCCCAGCTCTGGTTCAGAGAATTCTTCCTGGAGCTCACCATGGGCCGCAGAATCCAGTTCCCCATTGAGATGTCCATGCCGTGGATCCTCACTGACCACATCCTGGAGACCAAGGAGCCTTCCATGATGGA GTATGTGCTGTACCCTCTAGACTTGTATAATGACAGTGGCTACTACGCTCTCACCAAGTTCAAGAAACAGTTCCTTTATGATGAAATCGAGGCTGAG GTAAACCTCTGCTTTGATCAGTTTGTCTACAAGCTAGCAGATCAGATATTTGCCTACTACAAAGCAATGGCTGgaag TGTCCTCCTAGACAAGCGCTtcagagctgagtgtaaaaatTACGGCGTAATCATCCCATACCCTCCATCAAACCGCTACGAGACGCTGCTCAAACAGAGACACGTGCAG CTGTTGGGTCGCTCGATTGACCTGAACCGTCTGATTACCCAGAGGATCTCTGCAGCAATGTACAAGTCCCTGGACCACGCCATCAGCCGTTTTGAGAGCGAGGATCTTACCTCTATAGTG GAGTTGGAATGGCTGCTGGAGGTTAACAGGCTAACCCACCGCCTCCTGTCCAAGCACATGACGCTGGACAGCTTTGACGCCATGTTCCGCGAGGCTAACCACAATGTCTCCGCCCCCTACGGACGAATCACTCTCCATGTCTTCTGGGAACTCAACTTTGATTTCCTCCCCAACTACTGCTACAACGGGTCCACGAACCG CTTTGTACGGACGGCTATTCCCTTCACCCAGGAGCCTCAAAGAGACAAGCCAGCCAACGTACAGCCTTACTACCTGTATGGGTCTAAG CCTCTCAACATCGCATACTCCCACATATACAGCTCCTACAGAAACTTTGTTGGCCCGCCTCACTTCAAGACCATCTGCCACCTCCTTGGTTACCAAGGCATCGCTGTggtgatggaggagctgcttaAGATTGTCAAGAGCCTG TTACAGGGCACCATACTGCAGTATGTAAAAACCCTGATAGAAGTCATGCCCAAGATCTGCCGCCTACCGCGCCACGAGTACGGCTCCCCAG GCATCCTGGAGTTCTTCCACCACCAGCTTAAGGATATCATTGAGTATGCTGAGCTAAAGACGGATGTCTTCCAGAGCTTAAGGGAGGTGGGAAACGCCATCCTCTTCTGCCTGCTCATCGAGCAAGCTCTG TCCCAGGAGGAAGTGTGTGACCTCCTTCACGCCGCTCCCTTCCAGAACATTCTTCCCAGAGTCTACATCAAAG AGGGAGAGCGTCTGGAGGTGAGGATGAAGCGGCTGGAGGCGAAGTACGCCCCTCTCCACCTCGTGCCTCTAATTGAGAGGCTGGGAACCCCGCAA CAAATTGCCATTGCgcgggagggagacctgctgacCAAAGAGCGCCTGTGCTGTGGCCTTTCCATGTTCGAGGTCATCCTAACGCGAATCCGCAGCTTCCTGCAGGATCCGGTGTGGCGCGGTCCTCCACCCACCAACGGTGTGATGCATGTCGACGAGTGTATGGAGTTCCACCGCCTGTGGAGCGCCATGCAGTTCGTCTACTGCATCCCTGTGGGCACGCACGAGTTCACGGCAGA GCAGTGCTTTGGGGATGGGCTGAACTGGGCCGGCTGTGCCATCATCGTGCTGCTGGGACAGCAGCGTCGCTTTGACCTCTTCGACTTCTGCTACCACCTGCTCAAAGTCCAAAGGCAGGATGGCAAGGACGAGATCATCAAAAATGTG CCGCTGAAGAAGATGGCGGATCGCATCAGGAAGTACCAGATCCTCAACAATGAGATATTTGCCATCCTGAACAAGTACATGAAGGCAGTGGAGACGGACAGTTCCACTGTGGAGCATGTTCGCTGTTTCCAGCCTCCTATACACCAATCCCTGGCTACCACTTGCTGA